A window from Drosophila subobscura isolate 14011-0131.10 chromosome O, UCBerk_Dsub_1.0, whole genome shotgun sequence encodes these proteins:
- the LOC117898018 gene encoding uncharacterized protein LOC117898018 isoform X3 translates to MVGKNFKALAQFHRLTEYIVQCKHCDKTLSSKHTSSNLTRHLLRNHKLLARQIFAGEEGKMLAELKDELEAASANEDIHMNMDDVDGDGDGDGDGEGDGEVEREGETKTAVRTIIGGQQQLDRQRHEAEMRNKVTSISLQEPFYEYVVDNTVEAGDKHDYPESSDMHDLVQAGSASLSETTTQMDEKLKAETIYFNEMAELARSKRRLIDLQTKKLLLDMNVVDN, encoded by the exons ATGGTTGGAAAAAACTTCAAGGCCCTCGCGCAGTTCCATCGCCTAACCGAATACATAGTACAGTGCAAACATTGTGACAAAACACTCTCCTCCAAACACACCTCATCGAATCTGACGCGCCACCTACTCAGGAACCACAAGCTACTGGCCCGACAGATTTTCGCGGGCGAAGAGGGCAAAATGCTGGCCGAACTGAAGGACGAGCTGGAGGCGGCCTCCGCCAACGAGGACATTCACATGAACATGGACGATGTCGACggggatggcgatggcgatggcgatggcgagggCGACGGCGAAGTTGAGCGCGAGGGCGAAACCAAGACTGCAGTTCGTACGATTATTGGCGGTCAGCAGCAGTTGGATCGGCAGCGTCATGAAGCGGAGATGCGGAACAAA GTAACTTCGATCTCGCTCCAGGAACCCTTCTACGAGTACGTCGTCGACAACACCGTGGAGGCTGGGGACAAGCATGATTATCCGGAATCGAGCGACATGCATGACTTGGTGCAGGCGGGCTCGGCATCGCTTTCGGAGACTACCACGCAAATGGACGAGAAGCTGAAGGCTGAGACGATATACTTTAATGAGATGGCCGAATTGGCTAGATCCAAGCGGAGACTCATTGACCTGCAGACTAAGAAGCTGCTTCTCGACATGAACGTTGTGGATAACTAA
- the LOC117898018 gene encoding uncharacterized protein LOC117898018 isoform X1 has protein sequence MVGKNFKALAQFHRLTEYIVQCKHCDKTLSSKHTSSNLTRHLLRNHKLLARQIFAGEEGKMLAELKDELEAASANEDIHMNMDDVDGDGDGDGDGEGDGEVEREGETKTAVRTIIGGQQQLDRQRHEAEMRNKVIGKNNKLWAHFIRISEFTAKCKHCAKTLSSKHSSSNLMRHIVRRHHNLSKTLDHSHHHLMMPKKEIVCNIERRQMADPLEKVNFDDVDSIIEKVADHLEDEVTSISLQEPFYEYVVDNTVEAGDKHDYPESSDMHDLVQAGSASLSETTTQMDEKLKAETIYFNEMAELARSKRRLIDLQTKKLLLDMNVVDN, from the exons ATGGTTGGAAAAAACTTCAAGGCCCTCGCGCAGTTCCATCGCCTAACCGAATACATAGTACAGTGCAAACATTGTGACAAAACACTCTCCTCCAAACACACCTCATCGAATCTGACGCGCCACCTACTCAGGAACCACAAGCTACTGGCCCGACAGATTTTCGCGGGCGAAGAGGGCAAAATGCTGGCCGAACTGAAGGACGAGCTGGAGGCGGCCTCCGCCAACGAGGACATTCACATGAACATGGACGATGTCGACggggatggcgatggcgatggcgatggcgagggCGACGGCGAAGTTGAGCGCGAGGGCGAAACCAAGACTGCAGTTCGTACGATTATTGGCGGTCAGCAGCAGTTGGATCGGCAGCGTCATGAAGCGGAGATGCGGAACAAAGTAATtggcaagaacaacaaactgTGGGCGCACTTTATCCGAATATCGGAGTTTACTGCCAAGTGCAAGCACTGTGCAAAGACATTATCCTCCAAACACTCGTCGTCCAACTTGATGCGTCACATCGTGCGCCGCCACCACAATCTGTCAAAGACCTTAGACCACTCGCATCATCATTTGATGATGCCCAAGAAGGAGATCGTGTGCAATATTGAGCGCAGGCAGATGGCGGATCCGCTGGAAAAAGTCAACTTCGATGATGTAGATAGCATCATAGAGAAGGTGGCGGATCATTTGGAGGACGAG GTAACTTCGATCTCGCTCCAGGAACCCTTCTACGAGTACGTCGTCGACAACACCGTGGAGGCTGGGGACAAGCATGATTATCCGGAATCGAGCGACATGCATGACTTGGTGCAGGCGGGCTCGGCATCGCTTTCGGAGACTACCACGCAAATGGACGAGAAGCTGAAGGCTGAGACGATATACTTTAATGAGATGGCCGAATTGGCTAGATCCAAGCGGAGACTCATTGACCTGCAGACTAAGAAGCTGCTTCTCGACATGAACGTTGTGGATAACTAA
- the LOC117898018 gene encoding uncharacterized protein LOC117898018 isoform X2 — MVGKNFKALAQFHRLTEYIVQCKHCDKTLSSKHTSSNLTRHLLRNHKLLARQIFAGEEGKMLAELKDELEAASANEDIHMNMDDVDGDGDGDGDGEGDGEVEREGETKTAVRTIIGGQQQLDRQRHEAEMRNKVIGKNNKLWAHFIRISEFTAKCKHCAKTLSSKHSSSNLMRHIVRRHHNLSKTLDHSHHHLMMPKKEIVCNIERRQMADPLEKVNFDDVDSIIEKVADHLEDEEPFYEYVVDNTVEAGDKHDYPESSDMHDLVQAGSASLSETTTQMDEKLKAETIYFNEMAELARSKRRLIDLQTKKLLLDMNVVDN; from the exons ATGGTTGGAAAAAACTTCAAGGCCCTCGCGCAGTTCCATCGCCTAACCGAATACATAGTACAGTGCAAACATTGTGACAAAACACTCTCCTCCAAACACACCTCATCGAATCTGACGCGCCACCTACTCAGGAACCACAAGCTACTGGCCCGACAGATTTTCGCGGGCGAAGAGGGCAAAATGCTGGCCGAACTGAAGGACGAGCTGGAGGCGGCCTCCGCCAACGAGGACATTCACATGAACATGGACGATGTCGACggggatggcgatggcgatggcgatggcgagggCGACGGCGAAGTTGAGCGCGAGGGCGAAACCAAGACTGCAGTTCGTACGATTATTGGCGGTCAGCAGCAGTTGGATCGGCAGCGTCATGAAGCGGAGATGCGGAACAAAGTAATtggcaagaacaacaaactgTGGGCGCACTTTATCCGAATATCGGAGTTTACTGCCAAGTGCAAGCACTGTGCAAAGACATTATCCTCCAAACACTCGTCGTCCAACTTGATGCGTCACATCGTGCGCCGCCACCACAATCTGTCAAAGACCTTAGACCACTCGCATCATCATTTGATGATGCCCAAGAAGGAGATCGTGTGCAATATTGAGCGCAGGCAGATGGCGGATCCGCTGGAAAAAGTCAACTTCGATGATGTAGATAGCATCATAGAGAAGGTGGCGGATCATTTGGAGGACGAG GAACCCTTCTACGAGTACGTCGTCGACAACACCGTGGAGGCTGGGGACAAGCATGATTATCCGGAATCGAGCGACATGCATGACTTGGTGCAGGCGGGCTCGGCATCGCTTTCGGAGACTACCACGCAAATGGACGAGAAGCTGAAGGCTGAGACGATATACTTTAATGAGATGGCCGAATTGGCTAGATCCAAGCGGAGACTCATTGACCTGCAGACTAAGAAGCTGCTTCTCGACATGAACGTTGTGGATAACTAA
- the LOC117898018 gene encoding histone transcription regulator 3 homolog isoform X4, whose product MVGKNFKALAQFHRLTEYIVQCKHCDKTLSSKHTSSNLTRHLLRNHKLLARQIFAGEEGKMLAELKDELEAASANEDIHMNMDDVDGDGDGDGDGEGDGEVEREGETKTAVRTIIGGQQQLDRQRHEAEMRNKEPFYEYVVDNTVEAGDKHDYPESSDMHDLVQAGSASLSETTTQMDEKLKAETIYFNEMAELARSKRRLIDLQTKKLLLDMNVVDN is encoded by the exons ATGGTTGGAAAAAACTTCAAGGCCCTCGCGCAGTTCCATCGCCTAACCGAATACATAGTACAGTGCAAACATTGTGACAAAACACTCTCCTCCAAACACACCTCATCGAATCTGACGCGCCACCTACTCAGGAACCACAAGCTACTGGCCCGACAGATTTTCGCGGGCGAAGAGGGCAAAATGCTGGCCGAACTGAAGGACGAGCTGGAGGCGGCCTCCGCCAACGAGGACATTCACATGAACATGGACGATGTCGACggggatggcgatggcgatggcgatggcgagggCGACGGCGAAGTTGAGCGCGAGGGCGAAACCAAGACTGCAGTTCGTACGATTATTGGCGGTCAGCAGCAGTTGGATCGGCAGCGTCATGAAGCGGAGATGCGGAACAAA GAACCCTTCTACGAGTACGTCGTCGACAACACCGTGGAGGCTGGGGACAAGCATGATTATCCGGAATCGAGCGACATGCATGACTTGGTGCAGGCGGGCTCGGCATCGCTTTCGGAGACTACCACGCAAATGGACGAGAAGCTGAAGGCTGAGACGATATACTTTAATGAGATGGCCGAATTGGCTAGATCCAAGCGGAGACTCATTGACCTGCAGACTAAGAAGCTGCTTCTCGACATGAACGTTGTGGATAACTAA
- the LOC117896685 gene encoding 40S ribosomal protein S8 — translation MGISRDSSHKRRSTGGKRKSLRKKRKFELGRPAANTKLGSSRVHSVRTRGGNSKLRALRLENGNFAWASEGVARKTRIADVVYNASNNELVRTKTLVKNSIVVIDATPFRQWYESHYVLPLGRKRNPKHAQKEDENDVLTKKRSEKVMKKYLERQKFGKVEQALEDQFTSGRILACISSRPGQCGRSDGYILEGKELEFYLKKIKSKK, via the exons ATGG GTATTAGCCGTGATAGTTCACACAAGCGCCGCTCCACTGGTGGCAAGCGCAAGTCGCTCCGCAAGAAGCGCAAGTTCGAGTTGGGCCGCCCCGCCGCCAACACCAAG CTTGGCTCCAGCCGCGTGCACTCTGTGCGCACTCGTGGAGGCAACAGCAAACTGCGTGCCCTGCGCCTGGAGAACGGCAACTTTGCCTGGGCCTCTGAGGGTGTTGCTCGCAAGACTCGCATTGCTGATGTCGTCTACAATGCATCCAACAACGAGCTGGTGCGCACCAAGACCCTGGTGAAGAACAGCATTGTGGTCATCGATGCCACGCCATTCCGTCAATGGTACGAATCCCACTACGTGCTGCCCTTGGGACGCAAGCGCAACCCCAAGCACGCACAGAAGGAGGATGAGAACGACGTGCTGACCAAGAAGCGCAGCGAAAAGGTCATGAAGAAGTACCTGGAGCGTCAAAAGTTTGGCAAAGTTGAGCAGGCCTTGGAGGACCAGTTCACTTCTGGCCGTATCTTGG CCTGCATTTCTTCCCGCCCCGGTCAGTGCGGTCGCTCCGACGGCTACATTCTGGAAGGCAAGGAATTGGAATTCTACCTTAAGAAGATCAAGTCTAAGAAGTAA
- the LOC117896684 gene encoding zinc transporter ZIP13 homolog, translating into MSTNSSFFDEHFNMLYANLMNNYVPEYFKSFQYTPWVFSLLGSVVIGLSGIFPLFIIPTQEKLDKNGFKDPAESKFLRVLLSFAVGGLLGDVFLHLLPEAWEGDHQSSSGDSGHPSLRSGLWVLAGILIFTIVEKIFSGYTSADEENPQPKCVEIANCLLRRNGGQMPEGGTSESCGGACDIEDVDKVCFLREREQKSKEQKEQPRKVAGYLNLLANSIDNFTHGLAVAGSFLVSFRHGVLATFAILLHEIPHEVGDFAILLRSGFSRWDAARAQLLTAGAGLLGALVAIGGSGVTSAMEARTSWIMPFTAGGFLHISLVTVLPDLLKEEERKESIKQLLALVFGIALMAIMTTLFEH; encoded by the exons atgagcACAAATAGCAGCTTTTTTGATGAACATTTCAATATGCTTTATGCCAATCTGATGAACAATTATGTGCCAGAGTACTTTAAGAGCTTCCAGTATACCCCATGGGTGTTCTCGCTGCTGGGATCGGTGGTTATCGGCCTCAGTGGCATCTTTCCACTGTTCATCATTCCGACACAGGAGAAACTGGACAAAAATGGATTCAAAGATC ctgcggaaTCAAAGTTTCTGCGAGTGCTCCTGAGTTTCGCAGTGGGTGGACTGCTGGGTGATGTGTTCCTCCATTTGCTGCCAGAGGCATGGGAGGGGGATCATCAGAGCTCTTCGGGGGACTCTGGTCACCCATCGCTACGCTCCGGACTGTGGGTACTCGCTGGCATACTGATCTTCACGATAGTGGAGAAAATCTTCTCCGGCTACACGAGCGCAGACGAGGAGAATCCCCAGCCCAAGTGCGTGGAAATCGCCAACTGCCTGCTGCGTCGCAATGGTGGCCAGATGCCGGAGGGAGGAACCTCCGAGAGCTGCGGCGGGGCCTGCGACATTGAGGACGTGGACAAAGTGTGTTTCCTGCGCGAGCGGGAGCAAAAGTCCAAGGAGCAAAAAGAACAGCCCCGAAAGGTCGCCGGTTACCTGAACCTGCTCGCCAACTCCATTGACAATTTCACGCATGGCCTGGCGGTGGCTGGCTCATTCCTAGTCTCCTTCAGACACGGAGTTCTGGCTACATTCGCCATTCTGT TGCACGAGATCCCTCACGAAGTTGGGGATTTCGCCATTCTTCTGCGTTCCGGCTTCAGTCGCTGGGATGCGGCTCGGGCACAGCTGCTAACAGCGGGAGCAGGACTACTTGGTGCCCTGGTGGCGATTGGAGGCTCCGGTGTAACCTCAGCCATGG AGGCACGCACCTCGTGGATCATGCCCTTTACCGCTGGCGGTTTTCTGCACATTTCGCTGGTTACAGTATTACCTGATCTCTTAAAGGAAGAGGAGCGCAAGGAATCCAttaagcagctgctggccctggTCTTTGGCATTGCGTTAATGGCCATCATGACGACGCTTTTCGAACACTAA
- the LOC117899525 gene encoding WD repeat-containing protein 44, producing MSKLETDSDSSEEFFDAEDTTPNRHATLGRRLPAEVAQEFIFPEPAVRVNAAASSDSDATPIGAGTPATRSPTNSLGARLKQQDIAPVVFAEPKPVHGAYGRQRFHELRQCMQNDEDDNPGNTLTPDSQNSSTDGMFSANRSTHPFKVIETDAMSIQSMTSLGRVGRILAGSIDPSAISIDRESLASLNAQQKQQQQQQQAHTQSQNQQATQPSRTSSTSSGMGTPSVSPKHQQQDAAAPTGSGTAAGLPVSVQATASVGIMLQEPDVIASTKLAQSKTTDSITSSGPVAPPRRKKKSRHFSSSSSDQFNMADRPTDAEDTDSDTRSVRSVRDAQQKLRDDFVLEFESSLNDANTSASSNTLTCSSTNTIVSATTTATPSSHVQMPSMSAMHIRPMLATTAIAALSKPSHSLGSSSTSVYSKPSPSNSAKSNSAPGRVSSIDPNQGLNLFKAIQGGCVVKPRDEASNKAQGPSQDEIERIEKMLMENANRRKLAGTGSNSLGSASRYPALYRVTNEKERRKSAGDEDVLKQMNIYVRTRTSSGKQLTDFEILEQVPVKNLDTGENMPLSEMRSPPVPEGWDPLSLHILKLTSHLGVTQKESDEESVIGIPPSIEGQVPDEEELETDDGSRLKKKTARIKRFFGTTMRKTVDKAKSIASEVSHARHKEDVADIVDAMNPEQNIKIKASSSNKGPYEFTKLQHVQDLSGEDTSAVWCMKFSSCGRLLATAGQDKVLRIWVLKDAYPFFQDMRNKYNADQKSSPTPSQESLVSQHSAEEAIAMATAAEKCTGPFMPKPFCTYIGHTSDLLDVSWSKNYFILSSSMDKTVRLWHISRKECLCCFQHIDFVTAIAFHPRDDRYFLSGSLDGKLRLWNIPDKKVALWNEVDGQTKLITAANFCQNGQFAVVGSYDGRCIFYNTDQLKYHTQIHVRSTRGKNRIGRKISGIEPMPGEDKILVTSNDSRVRLYDLRDLNLSCKYKGYLNASSQIKGSFSHDGKYIIAGSENQCIYIWKTNHDYSKLSSVRRDRSDFWEGIKAHNATVTCAIFAPHPEAIIKPEPDEISNEKLAHNAPDPLVEQHKKGCGYVLVSADFNGAIKVFINKTKPKHSSLPYTAIAD from the exons ATGAGTAAGCTGGAGACCGACTCGGACAGTTCCGAGGAATTTTTCGATGCCGAAGACACAACGCCCAATCGTCATGCCACACTTGG TCGTAGATTGCCGGCGGAGGTGGCTCAGGAGTTTATATTTCCCGAGCCTGCGGTGCGTGTCAACGCAGCCGCGTCATCGGACAGCGATGCGACTCCCATTGGCGCTGGAACGCCTGCCACACGGAGCCCCACCAACAGTCTGGGAGCACGTCTAAAGCAACAGGATATAGCACCCGTAGTATTCGCGGAACCCAAGCCAGTGCATGGAGCA TATGGCAGACAACGCTTTCATGAACTCCGTCAGTGCATGCAAAACGATGAGGATGATAATCCAGGAAATACACTCACACCCGACTCGCag AATAGCTCCACGGATGGAATGTTCAGCGCGAACCGATCGACGCATCCGTTCAAGGTGATTGAAACCGATGCGATGAGCATACAGAGCATGACATCCTTGGGTCGCGTGGGACGTATCTTGGCGGGCAGCATAGACCCTTCGG CCATCAGTATTGATCGCGAGTCCCTGGCCTCCCTGAATgcccagcagaagcagcagcaacagcagcagcaggcacacacGCAATCCCAGAACCAACAAGCGACGCAGCCCTCAAGAACATCAAGCACATCCTCTGGCATGGGAACGCCAAGTGTTTCGCccaagcatcagcagcaggatgcTGCAGCCCCCACTGGCTCGGGCACTGCCGCTGGGCTACCTGTGTCAGTGCAGGCTACAGCCTCTGTGGGAATCATGTTGCAAGAGCCAGATGTGATAGCAAGCACAAAGCTTGCACAGTCCAAGACGACAGATTCGATCACCTCAAGCGGGCCAGTGGCCCCGCCGCGAAGGAAGAAGAAGTCGCGACACTTTTCAAGCAGTTCCTCGGATCAGTTCAATATGGCCGATCGACCAACCGACGCGGAAGACACCGACAGCGACACTCGTTCCGTAAGAAGCGTACGCGATGCCCAGCAGAAGCTGCGCGATGACTTTGTCCTGGAGTTTGAGAGTTCGCTGAACGATGCCAATACCTCGGCATCCAGCAACACATTGACCTGCTCGTCCACCAACACAATCGTTTCGGCCACTACTACAGCCACGCCCTCGTCTCACGTGCAAATGCCATCGATGAGTGCCATGCATATACGTCCCATGTTGGCCACGACGGCCATTGCTGCCCTCTCCAAGCCCTCGCATTCACTGGGTAGCAGTTCCACATCAGTTTACTCGAAACCAAGTCCCTCAAACTCGGCCAAGAGCAACTCGGCGCCAGGACGCGTCAGCTCCATCGATCCGAATCAGGGACTCAATCTATTCAAGGCCATTCAGGGTGGCTGCGTTGTTAAGCCACGCGATGAGGCCAGCAACAAGGCCCAGGGTCCGTCCCAGGATGAGATCGAGCGCATTGAGAAAATGCTCATGGAGAACGCAAATCGCCGCAAGTTGGCGGGCACCGGTTCCAACAGCTTGGGCAGTGCCTCGCG CTATCCAGCTTTGTATCGCGTCACCAACGAGAAGGAACGACGAAAGTCCGCAGGCGATGAAGATGTGCTAAAGCAGATGAACATTTATGTGAGGACGCGCACTAGCTCGGGCAAGCAGCTAACCGACTTTGAGATACTCGAGCAAGTGCCTGTGAAGAATCTTGACACGGGAGAGAATATGCCGCTCTCCGAGATGCGTTCGCCCCCAGTGCCTGAGGGCTGGGATCCACTCTCGCTGCACATCCTCAAGCTGACGTCGCATCTGGGGGTGACGCAAAAGGAGTCCGATGAGGAGAGTGTGATTGGCATTCCCCCCAGCATTGAAGGCCAGGTGCCCGACGAAGAGGAACTCGAAACGGACGACGGCAGTCGtctgaaaaagaaaacggcTCGCATTAAGCGCTTCTTTGGCACCACAATGCGTAAGACTGTGGACAAGGCCAAGTCGATTGCATCGGAAGTGTCGCATGCGCGGCACAAGGAGGATGTGGCTGACATTGTGGATGCCATGAATCCCgagcagaatatcaaaatcaaagcctCATCGTCCAACAAGGGCCCCTACGAGTTCACCAAACTGCAGCACGTACAGGATCTGAGTGGCGAGGACACGAGCGCCGTGTGGTGCATGAAGTTCAGCTCGTGTGGCCGGCTCTTGGCCACAGCTGGACAGGACAAGGTTCTGCGAATTTGGGTCCTAAAAGACGCCTATCCATTCTTTCAG GACATGCGCAACAAATACAATGCCGATCAAAAGTCATCGCCCACACCCTCGCAGGAGTCGCTCGTGTCGCAGCATTCGGCCGAGGAggccattgccatggccacAGCCGCTGAGAAATGCACAGGGCCGTTCATGCCCAAGCCCTTCTGCACCTACATCGGGCACACCTCGGATCTGCTGGATGTTAGCTGGTCGAAGAACTACTTCATCCTGTCCAGCAGCATGGACAAGACTGTTCGCCTGTGGCACATTTCCAGAAAGGAGTGCCTGTGCTGCTTCCAGCATATTGATTTTGTCACAGCCATTGCCTTTCATCCGCGCGACGATCGATACTTTCTGAGCGGCAGCCTCGATGGCAAGCTGAGACTGTGGAATATACCCGACAAGAAGGTGGCTCTGTGGAACGAGGTGGATGGCCAGACAAAGCTCATCACGGCAGCTAATTTCTGTCAGAACGGGCAGTTTGCGGTGGTCGGCAGCTACGACGGTCGCTGTATATTCTACAACACGGATCAGCTGAAGTACCACACGCAGATCCATGTGCGCTCTACCCGCGGCAAGAACCGCATTGGCCGCAAGATCAGCGGCATCGAGCCCATGCCCGGAGAGGACAAAATATTGGTCACCTCCAATGACAGCCGAGTGCGCCTATACGATTTGAGGGACCTGAATTTGTCCTGCAAGTACAAGGGCTACTTGAATGCCTCCTCGCAGATCAAGGGTTCGTTCAGTCACGATGGAAAGTATATCATTGCCGGTTCCGAGAATCAATGCATTTACATATGGAAGACCAATCACGACTACTCCAAGCTGAGCTCG GTTCGTCGTGATCGCAGCGATTTCTGGGAGGGCATTAAAGCACACAATGCTACTGTCACCTGTGCCATATTTGCGCCACATCCAGAGGCCATTATCAAGCCAGAACCCGATGAAATTTCCAACGAAAAG TTGGCTCACAATGCACCTGATCCACTTGTGGAGCAGCATAAAAAGGGATGCGGTTACGTGCTGGTCAGCGCAGATTTCAATGGGGCAATTAAGGTGTTCATTAACAAGACAAAGCCCAAGCATAGCAGTCTGCCCTACACGGCCATTGCGGATTAG